In Romeriopsis navalis LEGE 11480, the following are encoded in one genomic region:
- a CDS encoding S-layer homology domain-containing protein, with translation MRQSRLFPFPLLLFLIACNRQSLEQAIAPDPRLTTAPNTTATPSQTPAPTTPKPTTAAATPTPKPGLGGYTDLDSTPKQLRSYLNELLQLKLLPLKFCKPSLCSTFKPNQPIQRRTYARWLVTTNNRFYLGASTMQIRLATTTAQPAFKDLPNTDADFAIIQGLAEAGILPSRLSNDKAPQVFKPNDPLTRTDLILWKAPLDLRRLPPDASVKEIKQDIGFKDAPKMSPALRNALLSDHQNGNNAGFRRAFGYTTIFQPQRPVTRAEAAAVVWHFGTSSSPISAQSVLNPVSDFAPTPEAAASTSPTPSPTSSPQ, from the coding sequence ATGCGTCAATCACGCCTGTTTCCATTCCCTCTACTCTTGTTCTTGATTGCTTGCAATCGTCAAAGTCTTGAACAAGCGATTGCGCCTGATCCGCGCCTGACCACTGCGCCAAACACCACCGCCACACCATCCCAAACTCCGGCACCAACCACTCCAAAGCCCACTACTGCTGCCGCGACACCCACGCCTAAACCCGGACTGGGGGGCTACACCGACCTTGATTCCACGCCCAAACAGCTACGTTCCTACCTCAACGAGCTCCTCCAACTAAAACTACTCCCGCTCAAATTCTGTAAACCCTCTCTTTGCAGTACGTTCAAACCTAATCAGCCGATTCAGCGACGGACATATGCCCGTTGGTTAGTCACAACGAATAATCGATTTTATCTGGGTGCGAGCACGATGCAGATTCGTCTCGCTACGACCACCGCGCAGCCCGCATTCAAAGATCTGCCGAATACCGATGCCGACTTTGCCATTATTCAGGGTTTAGCCGAAGCCGGTATCCTACCCAGTCGCCTCAGCAATGACAAAGCACCGCAAGTCTTTAAGCCGAATGATCCGCTCACGCGTACGGATTTAATTCTCTGGAAAGCCCCCCTTGACCTCCGCCGTTTACCCCCAGATGCCTCAGTCAAGGAAATCAAGCAAGATATTGGCTTCAAAGATGCCCCAAAAATGTCCCCAGCGCTGCGGAATGCCCTCCTCAGTGACCATCAAAATGGCAATAATGCGGGTTTTCGTCGCGCCTTTGGCTATACCACAATTTTCCAACCCCAACGGCCCGTCACCCGGGCGGAAGCGGCGGCTGTTGTATGGCACTTCGGCACATCCTCCAGTCCGATTTCGGCCCAATCGGTGCTGAATCCCGTATCAGATTTTGCGCCTACCCCAGAAGCCGCTGCTTCAACTTCACCCACCCCGAGTCCCACCTCATCTCCCCAATAA
- a CDS encoding cysteine hydrolase family protein — MDPSKTALILIGYQNDYFSPDGVLYSVIEASTKSNQVLENTVHLLSELVKTPTLMVATPIFFTPNYDELTEAVGILKTIKEVRAFQANTAGAATIEQLKPFEENILEVPGKRGFNAFINTNLDNILRKRGINHIMLAGAVASVCIDSTGRYAHERGYQVSILRDCLSARTIFEQEFYCDTIFPLYADVIDHNTLLENLLVPA, encoded by the coding sequence ATGGACCCTAGTAAAACTGCACTGATCTTAATCGGTTATCAAAACGATTATTTCTCCCCTGACGGCGTGCTTTACAGTGTCATTGAAGCCTCTACCAAATCCAATCAGGTGCTCGAAAATACTGTGCACCTACTCTCCGAACTGGTCAAAACGCCAACGTTAATGGTGGCTACGCCAATTTTCTTCACCCCGAACTACGACGAGCTAACAGAAGCCGTCGGGATTCTCAAAACAATTAAAGAAGTCCGCGCATTTCAGGCCAATACCGCCGGTGCCGCGACGATCGAGCAACTCAAGCCCTTTGAAGAAAATATCTTAGAGGTGCCTGGGAAACGTGGTTTTAACGCCTTTATCAATACAAACCTCGATAATATCCTGCGTAAACGTGGGATTAACCACATCATGCTAGCGGGCGCTGTTGCCTCCGTCTGTATCGACTCCACTGGTCGTTATGCCCACGAACGTGGTTACCAAGTATCGATTCTCCGCGACTGTTTATCCGCCCGTACGATTTTTGAGCAGGAATTCTACTGTGATACGATTTTCCCGCTTTATGCCGATGTCATTGACCACAACACATTGCTCGAAAATCTCTTAGTCCCGGCTTGA
- a CDS encoding lipocalin-like domain-containing protein produces MRSLLSFMLSLLLLFGWIRPAMAGTELNWIEVETNRSGYEKATGPREWQFPRDFGPHEAYQTEWWYYTGNLETEAGRAFGFQLTFFRQAVKPTEVQATSDWRNNQIYSAHFTVSDIQAKQFYDFERFSRSGNGLAGANSEPYTVWLEDWSVDTIDNRIVKINAEDSDIKINLDVENLMKPVLQGDHGFSVKGIDPGNASQYYSLVQQKTHGTIEIKGESHQVKGLTWKDHEFSTSALSQGTVGWDWFSIQLNDGSALMLYLLRRENGELEATSAGKYVAADGQTTALTLDDWQIAVLDRWQSPHSKATYPSQWKLAIPKLGLNLQAQAWMNDQELNTATATYWEGAVKYDGVKQDKPVSGNGYVELTGYATRLDTVLGDRTQLSDN; encoded by the coding sequence ATGCGATCGTTGCTGAGTTTTATGTTGAGTCTGCTACTGCTTTTCGGCTGGATCAGGCCAGCAATGGCGGGGACAGAATTAAACTGGATTGAGGTAGAAACAAATCGATCGGGTTACGAGAAAGCGACTGGCCCGAGGGAATGGCAGTTCCCGCGAGATTTCGGCCCCCATGAGGCTTATCAGACAGAATGGTGGTATTACACAGGGAACCTTGAGACAGAAGCCGGAAGAGCGTTTGGGTTTCAACTGACATTTTTTCGGCAAGCCGTAAAACCAACGGAGGTGCAGGCAACCTCAGATTGGCGGAATAATCAGATTTACTCCGCACACTTTACGGTGAGCGACATTCAAGCAAAGCAGTTTTACGATTTCGAACGATTTAGTCGCAGCGGCAATGGTTTAGCAGGCGCAAATTCTGAACCCTATACCGTTTGGTTAGAAGATTGGTCGGTGGATACAATCGATAATAGAATCGTGAAAATTAATGCTGAGGATAGTGATATTAAAATCAATCTCGATGTCGAAAATCTGATGAAACCAGTTTTGCAAGGCGATCATGGTTTTAGTGTTAAAGGTATTGATCCCGGTAATGCTTCGCAATATTATTCCTTAGTACAACAGAAAACGCATGGCACAATTGAAATTAAGGGAGAATCGCATCAGGTAAAAGGTCTGACTTGGAAGGATCACGAGTTTTCAACTAGCGCACTCAGCCAGGGCACGGTGGGGTGGGATTGGTTCTCAATCCAGCTGAATGATGGTAGTGCGTTAATGCTATATCTCCTGCGCCGGGAAAATGGAGAATTGGAAGCCACTTCCGCCGGGAAATATGTGGCCGCGGATGGACAGACAACAGCTCTGACCTTGGACGATTGGCAGATAGCGGTGCTCGATCGGTGGCAGAGCCCGCATAGCAAAGCCACTTACCCATCACAATGGAAATTGGCGATTCCTAAGCTCGGGTTAAATTTGCAGGCCCAAGCCTGGATGAATGATCAGGAGCTGAACACAGCCACAGCAACTTACTGGGAAGGCGCCGTGAAATACGACGGGGTCAAGCAGGACAAACCCGTCAGCGGTAATGGGTACGTAGAACTGACGGGTTATGCGACGCGGCTTGATACGGTGCTGGGTGACCGTACACAACTATCCGACAATTAA
- a CDS encoding ABC transporter permease: protein MVDSQKMAKVVSNRPLWRLGWQRLRQRPLQYVLCVVGIALGVAMMVSIDLANGSAQRAFGLSTDAITGKATHRVVAVSPMGVEEAVYTKLKRQVGQVKSAPVVEGYVKVPELGNQPMRLVGVDVFAEAPFRSYFADATSTKSAEPQTNGNGFIEFLTQPNTVVLPKNTAAEYGVSLGETISVDLAGQIQPVQVVGIVEPGDQLNRRALSNFVFADIATAQELLDEVGRLNEIDLIVDNEVDLVRVKGLLPQGVVVETAESQKNAVQQMTAAFELNLTALSLLALVVGMFLIYNTVTFSVIQRRSMFGVLRCLGVTQGQIFILILAEAGIFSVVGSLIGIALGVVLGRSIVGLITQTINDFYFVVNVRQISLSNFTLVKGMVVGISSALIASAVPAWEAMRTAPSMILQRSSLENKVLALLPKLVLVWMGLTAGGIALLRWSSGGLVASFTGLFAVLLGAALLVPPLAAGLMQIVGPLGGQTIGVLGKLAPRDILRSLSRTSVAIAALMVSVSVIIGVSVMVGSFRGTVVSWLDQTLQADIYVSPPTTTANRVLGKVDPAIVEDLRHFPGVAKAVTYNDAEVQVIDYNKSVKLISADGDVSRGERPYRWIRPDLKPDPWDALDRGEGAIISEALYLREGTEEPKTVTLQTPKGNQTFPVIAVFYDYSSDRGTVILDDDLYKQFWKDDRIASLGLFAESGVDVDDLVQQIKTTFNERQSLSVQSNVNLRQGSLEIFDRTFAITDALRLLAVVVAFIGVLSTLMSLQLEKQREIGILRSTGMTPNQLTSLTLLETGLMGLMAGVFAMPLGYGLAWILIYVINVRSFGWTLNMVLKGQYFWQALVVSVCAALLAGIYPALRLGKMNVSEAIRGE, encoded by the coding sequence ATGGTGGATTCCCAGAAGATGGCAAAGGTGGTGTCGAATAGGCCGCTGTGGCGTTTAGGGTGGCAACGCTTACGGCAGAGACCTTTGCAATATGTGCTCTGTGTGGTGGGGATTGCACTGGGTGTGGCGATGATGGTGTCGATCGACCTGGCAAATGGGTCGGCGCAGCGAGCGTTTGGATTATCCACAGATGCGATTACGGGAAAAGCGACGCATCGGGTAGTAGCCGTTTCGCCAATGGGTGTAGAAGAGGCCGTTTATACCAAGCTGAAGCGACAAGTCGGACAAGTAAAGTCCGCGCCAGTGGTGGAAGGCTATGTGAAGGTGCCGGAATTGGGCAATCAGCCGATGCGGTTGGTTGGCGTCGATGTATTTGCCGAGGCGCCGTTCAGAAGCTATTTTGCGGATGCAACTTCAACGAAGAGTGCCGAGCCCCAGACGAATGGGAATGGATTTATTGAGTTTTTGACGCAGCCGAATACGGTGGTGTTGCCGAAAAATACGGCGGCGGAATATGGAGTATCACTGGGCGAAACGATTTCGGTGGATTTGGCTGGACAGATTCAACCCGTACAAGTCGTGGGAATTGTCGAGCCGGGCGATCAGCTAAATCGACGGGCGCTAAGTAACTTTGTATTTGCCGATATTGCGACGGCGCAGGAGTTGCTCGATGAGGTGGGGCGGCTCAATGAAATCGATTTGATTGTGGATAATGAGGTAGATCTGGTACGGGTGAAAGGATTACTGCCCCAGGGTGTAGTGGTAGAAACAGCCGAGTCACAGAAGAATGCGGTGCAGCAGATGACCGCGGCATTTGAGCTGAATTTGACGGCGTTAAGTTTGCTGGCGCTCGTGGTGGGAATGTTTTTGATCTACAACACTGTCACCTTCAGCGTGATTCAGCGACGATCGATGTTTGGGGTTTTGCGCTGTTTGGGGGTGACGCAGGGACAGATTTTCATCCTGATTTTGGCGGAAGCGGGCATTTTTAGTGTGGTGGGTTCGCTGATTGGAATTGCCCTTGGGGTGGTGCTGGGGCGGAGTATTGTGGGGCTGATTACCCAGACAATTAATGACTTTTACTTTGTGGTGAATGTGCGGCAGATTAGTTTGTCGAACTTTACCTTGGTTAAGGGCATGGTCGTGGGCATTAGTTCAGCCTTAATTGCTTCAGCGGTACCGGCCTGGGAAGCAATGCGGACCGCGCCGAGCATGATTTTGCAGCGATCGAGCTTGGAAAATAAGGTGTTAGCCCTTTTACCCAAGTTGGTGCTGGTGTGGATGGGCCTGACAGCGGGGGGGATTGCATTACTGCGTTGGTCGAGTGGTGGTTTAGTCGCTTCGTTTACGGGCTTATTTGCGGTCTTACTGGGCGCGGCTTTGTTGGTGCCACCACTCGCCGCTGGCTTGATGCAAATCGTTGGGCCTTTGGGGGGGCAAACAATCGGGGTGCTGGGCAAGTTAGCGCCGCGCGATATTTTGCGATCGCTGTCACGGACTTCGGTGGCGATTGCCGCATTAATGGTATCCGTGTCCGTGATTATTGGGGTATCGGTGATGGTGGGGTCGTTCCGAGGAACGGTGGTGAGTTGGCTCGACCAGACTTTGCAAGCGGATATCTACGTATCACCGCCCACGACGACGGCGAATCGAGTATTGGGCAAAGTTGACCCGGCGATCGTCGAGGATTTACGGCATTTCCCAGGAGTGGCGAAGGCCGTGACCTATAACGATGCAGAAGTCCAGGTAATTGACTATAACAAGTCAGTGAAACTGATTTCGGCGGATGGGGATGTGTCACGGGGAGAACGCCCCTATCGCTGGATTCGACCGGATCTAAAACCTGACCCATGGGATGCGCTGGATCGGGGTGAGGGGGCGATTATCTCGGAGGCACTTTACTTACGTGAAGGAACGGAGGAGCCGAAAACGGTGACGTTACAGACGCCGAAGGGAAATCAAACCTTCCCGGTGATCGCGGTATTTTATGATTACTCTTCAGATCGAGGAACGGTGATTCTGGATGACGATCTGTATAAACAGTTCTGGAAGGACGATCGGATTGCTTCGCTCGGATTGTTTGCGGAATCGGGAGTCGATGTTGACGATTTAGTGCAGCAGATCAAGACAACCTTTAACGAGCGACAGAGCTTATCGGTGCAGTCGAATGTGAATTTACGGCAAGGTTCGCTGGAGATTTTCGATCGGACATTTGCGATCACGGATGCACTGCGGTTATTGGCGGTCGTCGTCGCCTTTATCGGGGTGTTGAGTACGCTGATGAGTTTGCAGTTGGAGAAGCAAAGGGAAATTGGAATTTTGCGATCGACGGGGATGACGCCGAATCAATTGACCAGCCTGACCTTACTAGAGACGGGATTGATGGGATTGATGGCCGGGGTATTTGCGATGCCGTTAGGGTATGGTCTGGCCTGGATTCTGATTTATGTAATCAATGTGCGATCGTTTGGCTGGACGCTGAATATGGTGTTGAAGGGGCAGTATTTTTGGCAAGCGCTGGTTGTTTCAGTCTGCGCGGCGTTGTTGGCCGGAATTTATCCCGCCTTGCGACTGGGGAAGATGAATGTATCGGAGGCCATACGAGGCGAATAG
- a CDS encoding two-partner secretion domain-containing protein, protein MRPDMTLGVERSVVTPRSTQDLITGGAIRGSSLFHSFQEFNIQPGQSVRFAQPASISHIFSRVTGNNPSNIRGTLGVLGNANLFLLNPNGILFGPNAQLDLNGSFSASTADSFRFGTAEFSALTPAPAPLLTISVPTGMQYGANSPDRLIRNTAQLRVQSNQQLSLIGGQIEQAGTILAPIGTVNLQGDRLSLTGLIDTRGANGAFGTLRLRIAGDLAIHPTAALTNAAINQALLTTGVEIRAADNLTLTGPLLSNTAAPLTLSAGKQLRLLRLQPNQDTSSFLGGNVTLDSGGDLQVSNTLTLNQLRQQALLIRAGGDLILVEAGLLNNSGNAQSNPPSLLSVVASNVFLQDGQIVASTAQRNFNGANVFVTADRDVILQNSRIITFTSDRGDAGDLSIQARRIRLDGSQKNQRSSISTTSDLLSRGNAGNLTLNATDSIELIGDSPGPFIASEFTILDLLQLVNTNTAISSSAFGAGQSGHLTINADRLLLRDGVALGIIPGVFAPRINQAANITITARDIQLQGIAGIGSLTFGATDAGNIYIQGDRLSLQDGAAISVNTFDLNPNPLLPSGNAGELLIDVKELNVLDGSIVAAGTSGRGNGGKLTINADNITVSGVSADGRLASALRTDVGDLLATSNRMMATGQGGILTINTNTLRVSDGGQIFASTTAIGDAGNLTITGDRIELSGTSATGMPSTLEAQSTGIGQAGMLTITANALSVRNQAQITAQSRQGDGGNINLVVRDVLLLRQAGQISSTAGISNNGSNGGNINIRAGFIVAPSQENSDIVANAFNGQGGKITLRTNTLLGLTPTSQLTDRSEITASSSIGINGTIAINTLTPTLSPPTQRLPVELLNPQQKISTVCNNMAASRFILSGRGGIPTDPRQQLLNPSIMQDWRHPKSTASKFMPTLPPTPLASNVLNSMAEAQTWRTTAQGKIELIGTADRPQSQTVCRDLS, encoded by the coding sequence GTGCGTCCTGACATGACGCTTGGTGTCGAGCGTTCAGTTGTCACGCCGCGATCGACCCAAGATCTCATTACCGGCGGCGCGATTCGGGGCAGTAGTTTATTTCATAGTTTCCAAGAATTCAACATTCAGCCGGGTCAATCTGTCCGGTTTGCCCAGCCAGCTAGTATTAGTCATATCTTCAGCCGGGTCACGGGGAATAATCCCTCTAATATTCGCGGCACCCTTGGCGTATTGGGTAACGCTAATCTTTTCTTGCTCAATCCGAATGGCATTCTGTTCGGGCCGAATGCCCAGCTCGATCTGAATGGGAGTTTCAGCGCCAGTACCGCCGATAGTTTTCGTTTTGGCACCGCTGAATTTAGTGCGCTCACTCCCGCCCCCGCGCCATTACTCACAATCAGTGTGCCAACGGGGATGCAATATGGGGCAAACTCGCCCGATCGCCTGATTCGCAATACTGCTCAGCTGCGCGTCCAATCCAACCAACAGCTCTCCCTTATCGGTGGCCAAATCGAACAAGCCGGCACCATTCTCGCCCCGATCGGCACCGTTAACCTCCAGGGCGATCGCCTCAGTCTGACTGGTCTGATCGATACGCGTGGGGCGAATGGTGCCTTCGGTACACTCCGACTCCGTATCGCTGGTGATTTGGCGATCCATCCCACCGCCGCCCTCACCAATGCCGCCATTAATCAGGCATTACTGACCACTGGCGTAGAAATTCGTGCCGCTGATAATTTGACGTTGACCGGGCCACTCCTCAGCAATACCGCTGCGCCATTAACCTTGAGTGCGGGGAAGCAACTGCGGTTGCTGCGTTTACAGCCGAATCAGGATACAAGCTCGTTTCTCGGCGGCAATGTCACCCTAGACAGTGGTGGCGATCTCCAAGTCAGCAATACCTTGACCCTCAATCAACTGCGCCAACAAGCACTGCTCATTCGTGCTGGTGGCGATTTGATTCTTGTGGAGGCGGGGCTGCTGAATAACTCAGGCAATGCTCAATCCAATCCCCCATCCTTGCTTTCTGTCGTTGCCAGTAATGTGTTTTTGCAAGATGGGCAGATTGTGGCATCGACCGCCCAACGCAATTTCAACGGTGCTAATGTCTTCGTCACCGCCGATCGTGATGTCATCCTGCAAAACAGTCGAATTATTACATTTACTTCTGATCGTGGCGATGCCGGGGATCTAAGTATTCAGGCCCGCCGAATTCGGCTCGATGGATCCCAAAAAAATCAACGATCGTCGATTAGCACCACTTCTGACTTGTTGAGCCGGGGGAATGCGGGCAACTTAACGCTGAATGCCACCGATTCGATCGAACTCATTGGTGATTCCCCCGGGCCCTTTATCGCGAGTGAATTCACCATTCTGGATCTGTTGCAATTAGTCAATACTAATACCGCGATTTCATCATCCGCATTTGGTGCAGGACAATCAGGTCATCTGACCATCAATGCCGATCGTTTACTGCTACGCGATGGCGTTGCGCTGGGCATTATCCCAGGAGTTTTTGCTCCCAGGATCAATCAAGCAGCCAATATTACCATCACTGCCCGCGATATTCAGCTTCAGGGAATTGCTGGGATTGGGTCGCTCACCTTCGGTGCAACTGATGCGGGCAATATTTATATTCAGGGCGATCGTCTGAGTCTGCAGGATGGTGCGGCGATTAGCGTTAATACCTTCGATCTAAATCCGAATCCTTTACTCCCGTCTGGGAATGCTGGTGAGCTGCTCATAGATGTCAAGGAACTAAATGTCCTCGATGGTTCCATTGTTGCTGCCGGTACAAGTGGGCGTGGTAACGGTGGAAAATTGACAATCAATGCGGATAATATCACCGTTTCCGGTGTCTCCGCCGATGGTCGTTTGGCCTCGGCGCTCCGTACCGATGTAGGCGATCTGCTAGCGACCTCGAATCGCATGATGGCCACGGGGCAAGGTGGCATTCTGACCATCAATACGAATACCCTCCGCGTCTCCGATGGGGGCCAAATTTTTGCGAGCACGACGGCTATTGGTGATGCCGGTAATCTCACAATCACCGGGGACCGCATTGAACTCAGCGGCACGAGTGCCACCGGCATGCCGAGTACCCTCGAAGCTCAATCCACGGGCATCGGACAAGCGGGCATGCTCACAATCACAGCCAACGCACTCTCCGTCCGTAACCAGGCCCAAATTACAGCACAATCGCGTCAAGGCGATGGTGGCAATATTAACTTAGTCGTGCGTGATGTTTTACTGCTGCGTCAAGCCGGGCAGATTTCGTCAACGGCGGGGATTAGCAATAATGGTAGCAACGGCGGCAATATCAATATCAGGGCTGGATTTATCGTCGCTCCGAGCCAAGAAAATAGCGACATTGTGGCCAATGCCTTTAATGGTCAAGGCGGCAAAATTACGCTCAGAACGAATACCTTGCTCGGCCTTACACCGACATCCCAGCTGACCGATCGTAGTGAAATCACAGCGAGCTCTAGTATTGGCATTAATGGCACAATTGCGATTAATACATTGACCCCAACCCTTTCCCCACCCACTCAGCGTTTACCGGTAGAACTCCTCAATCCACAGCAAAAAATTTCTACTGTCTGTAACAACATGGCGGCTTCCCGCTTTATTCTCAGTGGTCGCGGTGGCATTCCCACGGACCCGCGTCAGCAGCTACTGAATCCGAGCATTATGCAAGACTGGCGCCATCCAAAATCGACCGCATCGAAGTTTATGCCGACATTGCCTCCCACTCCGCTTGCGTCAAATGTGCTAAATTCAATGGCCGAAGCGCAAACTTGGCGCACAACGGCTCAAGGCAAAATCGAACTCATTGGAACAGCCGATCGACCACAATCCCAGACCGTTTGTCGTGATTTGTCATAA